Proteins encoded together in one Mus musculus strain C57BL/6J chromosome 16, GRCm38.p6 C57BL/6J window:
- the Adipoq gene encoding adiponectin precursor has protein sequence MLLLQALLFLLILPSHAEDDVTTTEELAPALVPPPKGTCAGWMAGIPGHPGHNGTPGRDGRDGTPGEKGEKGDAGLLGPKGETGDVGMTGAEGPRGFPGTPGRKGEPGEAAYVYRSAFSVGLETRVTVPNVPIRFTKIFYNQQNHYDGSTGKFYCNIPGLYYFSYHITVYMKDVKVSLFKKDKAVLFTYDQYQEKNVDQASGSVLLHLEVGDQVWLQVYGDGDHNGLYADNVNDSTFTGFLLYHDTN, from the exons ATGCTACTGTTGCAAGCTCTCCTGTTCCTCTTAATCCTGCCCAGTCATGCCGAAGATGACGTTACTACAACTGAAGAGCTAGCTCCTGCTTTGGTCCCTCCACCCAAGGGAACTTGTGCAGGTTGGATGGCAGGCATCCCAGGACATCCTGGCCACAATGGCACACCAGGCCGTGATGGCAGAGATGGCACTcctggagagaagggagagaaaggagatgcAG GTCTTCTTGGTCCTAAGGGTGAGACAGGAGATGTTGGAATGACAGGAGCTGAAGGGCCACGGGGCTTCCCCGGAACCCCTGGCAGGAAAGGAGAGCCTGGAGAAGCCGCTTATGTGTATCGCTCAGCGTTCAGTGTGGGGCTGGAGACCCGCGTCACTGTTCCCAATGTACCCATTCGCTTTACTAAGATCTTCTACAACCAACAGAATCATTATGACGGCAGCACTGGCAAGTTCTACTGCAACATTCCGGGACTCTACTACTTCTCTTACCACATCACGGTGTACATGAAAGATGTGAAGGTGAGCCTCTTCAAGAAGGACAAGGCCGTTCTCTTCACCTACGACCAGTATCAGGAAAAGAATGTGGACCAGGCCTCTGGCTCTGTGCTCCTCCATCTGGAGGTGGGAGACCAAGTCTGGCTCCAGGTGTATGGGGATGGGGACCACAATGGACTCTATGCAGATAACGTCAACGACTCTACATTTACTGGCTTTCTTCTCTACCATGATACCAACTGA